A DNA window from Microcystis aeruginosa NIES-843 contains the following coding sequences:
- a CDS encoding IS630-like element ISMae25 family transposase (programmed frameshift) — protein MGRGRRDKVNLTGEQRENLEQISRNGYAPAKKILHARILLMCDEGEQAKRKWTDEEIGEALEVHRNTVGRIRQRFLQKGEKPALERKSRKTPPTPAKVDGAAAAQIIALCCSEPPSGRAEWTIRLLTSELKQRQIITEISSPTVWRTPKKNQLRPWKTQRYCIPEQDLARFVAQMEVVLDLYGTQPSEEEPLIAMDEASKQLLGEVYPPIPMQPGQDKKEDYHYSREGVQALFMFFDPHRGWRRVSNRDSRTRIDWAEEIRQLLDVDYPKARKVKLVCDNLNTHNIASLYEAFPAPVAHRLARRLEIYYTPRNGSWLNVAETELSVLSRQCLDRRISSKEELKREIETWQKERNQTASTVIWTFTTSDARVKLKHLYPVFEEEESGESIAPN, from the exons ATGGGAAGAGGTCGGCGAGATAAAGTCAATCTAACAGGGGAACAAAGAGAAAACCTCGAACAAATCAGTCGTAATGGCTATGCACCAGCTAAAAAAATTCTCCACGCTCGGATTTTGCTGATGTGTGACGAGGGAGAACAGGCGAAAAGGAAATGGACAGATGAAGAAATAGGCGAAGCTTTAGAAGTTCATAGAAATACAGTGGGACGTATTCGTCAAAGATTTCTTCAAAAAGGCGAAAAACCAGCATTAGAACGGAAATCGAGAAAAACTCCCCCCACTCCGGCAAAAGTTGATGGAGCCGCCGCCGCCCAAATCATTGCCCTGTGCTGTTCGGAGCCACCATCTGGCCGAGCCGAGTGGACAATCCGACTATTAACCTCGGAACTCAAACAAAGACAAATTATCACCGAGATTTCCAGTCCAACGGTGTGGCGTACTC CTAAAAAAAACCAATTACGCCCTTGGAAAACCCAAAGATACTGTATTCCGGAACAGGATTTAGCCCGATTTGTTGCCCAGATGGAAGTTGTCCTTGACCTGTATGGCACTCAGCCATCGGAAGAAGAACCGTTAATCGCGATGGATGAAGCATCAAAGCAACTACTTGGAGAAGTTTACCCTCCGATACCCATGCAACCTGGACAAGATAAAAAAGAAGACTATCACTATAGTCGTGAAGGGGTTCAAGCCTTGTTCATGTTTTTTGACCCCCATCGAGGATGGAGACGGGTGAGTAACCGAGATAGTCGAACCCGAATAGATTGGGCAGAAGAAATTCGTCAATTATTGGATGTGGACTATCCAAAGGCTCGAAAAGTCAAGCTCGTCTGTGATAATCTCAACACTCATAACATAGCCTCGCTTTATGAAGCATTTCCAGCACCCGTTGCTCATCGTTTAGCTAGAAGACTGGAAATTTATTACACACCTCGTAATGGTAGCTGGTTAAATGTAGCCGAAACTGAACTAAGCGTCTTATCGAGGCAATGTTTAGATAGAAGGATTTCTAGCAAGGAAGAACTGAAAAGGGAGATAGAAACCTGGCAAAAAGAACGTAATCAGACTGCATCTACAGTAATATGGACGTTTACGACCAGCGATGCTAGGGTCAAGCTGAAACATCTTTATCCTGTGTTTGAGGAGGAGGAATCGGGAGAATCTATTGCACCAAATTAG
- a CDS encoding type II toxin-antitoxin system HicA family toxin: MKPLYIKTLLRFLPIVFDLERANQLSLLPDKDLVDLCHPIKPYQVTKNHKILSIPVHRNQDLKIGTLKSIMKIARLSEDDL; this comes from the coding sequence ATGAAACCCTTATATATAAAGACATTGCTTCGATTTTTGCCAATTGTTTTCGATCTAGAACGAGCTAATCAATTAAGTCTCTTGCCAGATAAGGATTTAGTCGATTTATGCCACCCGATCAAACCATACCAAGTAACGAAGAACCATAAAATTCTATCTATTCCTGTACACCGCAATCAGGACTTAAAAATTGGAACTTTAAAATCAATTATGAAAATAGCTCGATTATCGGAAGATGACTTATAA
- a CDS encoding type II toxin-antitoxin system HicB family antitoxin: MKIKAIIHPAEEGGYWAEVPALPGCITEGDSMDEVVDNLQDAIQGWLEVANESKQPESRSEVIEIAV; the protein is encoded by the coding sequence ATGAAAATCAAAGCTATTATTCATCCAGCCGAAGAAGGCGGTTACTGGGCTGAAGTTCCCGCTCTGCCCGGTTGTATAACAGAAGGAGATAGTATGGACGAAGTTGTCGATAACCTCCAAGATGCCATACAAGGCTGGTTAGAAGTTGCCAATGAAAGCAAACAACCTGAATCTAGGTCAGAAGTGATTGAAATTGCTGTATGA
- a CDS encoding type II toxin-antitoxin system PemK/MazF family toxin → MVERFAVVLVELDPTRGSELQKTRPCVIVSPSEINARLRTVVVAPITSTVKKYPTRIPIDQENVRGSIALDQIRAIDKTRIVAQISRLDEQMAMLVADRLVEFFHY, encoded by the coding sequence ATGGTAGAAAGATTTGCTGTGGTTCTAGTGGAACTCGATCCGACTAGGGGTTCCGAACTGCAAAAAACCCGACCTTGTGTTATTGTTTCCCCTAGCGAGATTAATGCTCGGTTGAGAACAGTAGTCGTCGCTCCCATCACCAGCACAGTCAAAAAATACCCCACCAGAATCCCGATTGACCAAGAAAATGTGCGAGGTAGTATTGCCTTAGACCAAATTAGAGCGATCGACAAAACCCGAATCGTCGCTCAAATTAGCCGTCTTGACGAACAAATGGCAATGTTAGTGGCTGATCGCTTGGTTGAATTTTTTCACTACTAA
- a CDS encoding AbrB/MazE/SpoVT family DNA-binding domain-containing protein has protein sequence MLLKIVQIGNSQGITIPQAIMEQCELTDEVEAIVEGKKIILSAKKKVREGWAELFDDEPLEAELQDWLGVENEFEQENLW, from the coding sequence ATGTTGCTGAAAATCGTACAAATCGGCAATTCTCAAGGAATTACAATTCCTCAAGCGATTATGGAACAGTGCGAACTCACTGATGAAGTCGAAGCGATAGTCGAAGGTAAAAAAATTATTCTGAGTGCTAAAAAGAAGGTGAGAGAGGGGTGGGCTGAATTATTTGATGACGAACCGCTCGAAGCAGAGTTACAGGATTGGTTAGGAGTGGAAAACGAGTTCGAGCAAGAAAATCTATGGTAG
- a CDS encoding DUF5615 family PIN-like protein — protein sequence MSLRLLLDEDSQSQLLVKLLTAADHDVLTINEIGLAGCTDNVVLDYAIQENRILLTHNCDDFEELHQANPNHSGLFAVYRNANLLKNMGFKAIVKAIANLETANVPLANQFISLNHWNY from the coding sequence TTGAGCCTAAGATTATTGCTTGATGAGGACTCGCAATCCCAACTTCTGGTTAAGTTACTTACGGCTGCTGATCATGACGTACTGACGATCAATGAAATTGGTTTGGCTGGCTGCACAGATAATGTCGTACTTGACTATGCTATACAGGAAAATCGGATTCTGCTAACTCATAACTGCGATGACTTTGAAGAGTTGCACCAAGCGAATCCAAACCATTCGGGGCTCTTCGCGGTTTACCGTAACGCTAACCTCTTAAAAAATATGGGCTTCAAGGCAATTGTCAAGGCAATCGCCAATCTCGAAACTGCTAACGTCCCCCTTGCTAATCAGTTCATCTCCCTGAACCACTGGAACTATTAA
- a CDS encoding AAA-like domain-containing protein has translation MRDSLSSHLRVQQHCLNQVKLAVRKQGFSSQRSLAKEAEFSLAIVSNFLTGKPVEKATFAQICRRLCLDWQEIAALNVQLTAPPQDKILVNSPSKSEKLDTLPPYPNGAVPLGSPFYLERLPLEEQIRQEIKKPGALVRIKAPKEMGKTSLLLRMLDFAKQQGYRTVSLNLEQVDQTILADLNQFLRWLCANAARQLQLKPQLDEYWDEDLGSKISCTVYIQDYLLESITAPIVLALDELNQIFEHPQVAKDFLPLLRSWYEEAKTLPIWQKLRLIVVHSTEIYVPLQLNQSPFNVGFPAQLSHFSLEEVLQLAQRYQLTWENQEKVKQLMELVGGHPALVQTALYYLSREEITMTQILTSATSVTGIYAHHLRRHWAVLEQQPELAKALDRVMSAVEPVQLDPILAYKLSSMGLLKQSGDKVVPGYELYRRYFLEVKSSISYQ, from the coding sequence ATGAGAGATTCCCTATCGAGCCATCTAAGAGTACAACAACATTGCCTCAATCAAGTTAAATTAGCCGTGAGAAAGCAGGGCTTTAGCAGTCAACGCTCCTTAGCTAAAGAAGCTGAATTTAGTCTGGCTATTGTCAGTAACTTCCTGACCGGTAAACCGGTAGAAAAAGCCACTTTTGCCCAAATTTGTCGTCGATTATGCCTCGACTGGCAAGAAATCGCCGCCCTGAATGTTCAGCTAACAGCACCCCCTCAAGACAAAATTCTGGTTAATTCTCCATCCAAGAGCGAAAAATTGGACACATTACCCCCCTATCCCAATGGGGCAGTTCCCCTTGGTTCCCCATTTTATTTAGAACGTCTTCCCCTCGAAGAACAGATAAGGCAGGAAATCAAGAAACCGGGGGCTTTAGTGCGGATAAAAGCCCCGAAAGAAATGGGCAAAACTTCCCTACTTTTGAGAATGCTCGATTTTGCCAAACAGCAAGGCTACCGCACGGTGAGTTTGAACTTAGAACAGGTGGACCAGACGATTTTGGCTGATTTAAACCAATTTTTGCGCTGGTTGTGTGCCAATGCCGCCCGTCAACTACAGTTAAAACCGCAATTAGATGAGTATTGGGATGAGGATTTAGGCAGCAAGATTAGCTGTACGGTTTACATTCAAGACTATCTGCTTGAATCGATTACCGCCCCCATTGTCCTCGCTCTCGATGAACTTAATCAGATTTTTGAACATCCCCAGGTGGCCAAGGATTTTTTACCGCTGCTGCGTTCTTGGTACGAAGAAGCCAAAACCCTACCTATTTGGCAAAAACTCCGTCTTATCGTCGTCCATTCCACGGAAATTTATGTTCCCCTGCAGCTCAATCAATCCCCCTTTAACGTGGGATTCCCCGCACAGTTAAGTCATTTTAGTCTTGAGGAGGTATTGCAATTAGCCCAACGTTATCAACTCACCTGGGAAAATCAGGAAAAAGTCAAACAATTGATGGAGTTAGTGGGAGGACACCCGGCTTTGGTACAAACTGCCCTCTACTATCTCAGTCGGGAGGAAATAACCATGACGCAAATATTAACCAGTGCCACCTCCGTCACGGGGATTTATGCCCATCACCTGCGACGCCATTGGGCGGTATTAGAACAACAGCCTGAACTAGCAAAAGCCCTCGATCGGGTGATGAGCGCGGTGGAACCCGTACAATTAGACCCAATTCTCGCTTACAAACTCAGCAGTATGGGGCTGCTCAAACAATCAGGAGATAAAGTAGTACCAGGCTATGAATTGTATCGACGCTATTTTTTAGAGGTGAAATCCTCTATCAGTTATCAGTAA
- a CDS encoding carotenoid oxygenase family protein, whose translation MNMSIKDTVQNTVNVSNFSRSQLGQPDENNLYQAVATITEGRWPENLSGYVFIVCPFHRKNDRHLFSGEGVIIKWDLQGKNNQVNVYSKKLKTWDSFWRKVLPIFNISQATFPAVVSILGCSEIANTAMIKLEKVAEDQQLEETRLILTADAGRYWEVDPVSLDTITPIGYFDQHIVSVPLSFFPVLENTAHPFYDKKTKEFITCELKLKLVSGGMLKDLDKSAYIVLWDQQKQLKPWKLQGAILDGSPHSVIVTEDYIMIPDMPFQMGVAKLLGIRIKPEETYPKTQIYLVKRQDLKEEETTVPSQLITFNGDSYHFLCNYHSTNGQIQLVAIQNATISLTEAIEKDDIQHFTGQGYPPEYHGIPWMFSFDPGVLRKVVIEDARVMSEQAFIHPGWFSTTLYTADPRESEQGYSAIYQVYAGYVRELICRRQYMDFRDQSNRILRDAELPCHDLPSVLAKVSFDKDWNQLTEQISQEKKASNTHVSHLGRGLLDFYVCPDGYILDSIQFIPQEQGYLFTTVLTPTRVLEAWLFNPDNLKDGPIAKLSLPEDVHFGFTLHSEYFEQVLPSPRPSVSQVNRVLSALRSLVLVPVEFFLGRPAAIYNRQVKK comes from the coding sequence ATGAATATGTCAATCAAAGATACTGTCCAAAATACTGTCAACGTTAGTAATTTTAGTCGCTCGCAACTAGGTCAACCGGATGAGAACAATTTATATCAAGCAGTCGCCACAATTACCGAGGGACGTTGGCCAGAAAATCTGTCGGGATACGTTTTTATCGTCTGTCCTTTTCATAGAAAAAATGACCGTCATTTGTTCTCTGGCGAGGGTGTAATTATTAAATGGGACTTGCAAGGGAAAAATAATCAAGTTAATGTTTACAGTAAGAAACTGAAAACCTGGGATAGTTTTTGGCGAAAAGTTTTACCGATATTTAATATTAGTCAAGCCACTTTTCCTGCCGTGGTCAGCATTTTGGGTTGTTCAGAAATAGCGAATACTGCTATGATTAAACTAGAAAAAGTTGCCGAAGATCAACAACTAGAAGAAACCAGATTAATTCTCACCGCCGATGCGGGACGTTACTGGGAAGTGGACCCCGTTTCCCTTGATACTATCACTCCGATTGGTTATTTTGACCAACATATTGTTTCCGTGCCTTTATCTTTTTTCCCAGTCCTAGAAAATACCGCTCATCCCTTCTACGACAAAAAAACCAAAGAATTTATCACCTGTGAATTAAAGCTAAAACTTGTATCGGGAGGTATGTTAAAAGACTTAGATAAATCGGCGTATATTGTTCTTTGGGATCAACAAAAACAACTTAAACCTTGGAAACTACAGGGAGCTATCCTCGATGGTAGTCCCCATTCGGTCATCGTCACCGAGGATTATATCATGATTCCCGATATGCCTTTTCAGATGGGAGTAGCCAAACTATTAGGTATCAGAATTAAGCCGGAAGAAACCTATCCGAAAACTCAAATTTATCTGGTTAAACGTCAAGACCTCAAGGAAGAAGAAACCACCGTTCCCTCGCAATTAATTACCTTCAATGGCGACAGTTATCACTTCCTTTGTAATTACCATAGTACCAACGGTCAAATTCAGCTGGTGGCCATCCAAAACGCCACTATTAGTTTAACCGAAGCGATCGAAAAAGACGATATCCAACATTTTACCGGTCAGGGTTATCCTCCCGAATACCACGGCATTCCCTGGATGTTTTCCTTTGACCCCGGAGTGCTGCGCAAAGTGGTTATCGAAGATGCCAGGGTGATGAGCGAACAAGCTTTCATCCATCCGGGGTGGTTCTCTACCACTCTCTACACCGCCGACCCGCGGGAATCGGAACAGGGATACAGCGCTATTTATCAGGTTTATGCCGGTTATGTGCGCGAATTAATCTGTCGTCGTCAGTATATGGATTTTCGCGACCAAAGTAATCGCATCCTCAGGGATGCCGAACTTCCCTGTCATGACTTGCCCTCGGTATTAGCCAAGGTTTCCTTCGATAAGGATTGGAATCAGTTAACTGAACAGATTAGCCAAGAAAAAAAAGCCAGTAATACTCATGTATCACATTTAGGTCGGGGACTACTGGATTTTTATGTTTGTCCCGATGGCTATATTTTAGATAGCATTCAGTTTATTCCCCAAGAACAGGGCTATCTATTTACGACGGTTTTAACCCCGACCAGAGTATTAGAAGCTTGGTTATTTAACCCTGACAATCTCAAGGACGGACCGATTGCTAAACTGAGTTTGCCGGAAGATGTTCACTTTGGTTTTACCTTGCATTCCGAGTATTTCGAGCAAGTGCTGCCTTCTCCCCGTCCTTCCGTCTCACAGGTAAATCGAGTCCTGTCAGCCTTGCGGAGTCTTGTTTTAGTTCCCGTAGAATTTTTCTTGGGGAGACCCGCAGCCATTTACAATCGCCAAGTAAAAAAATGA